The Eleutherodactylus coqui strain aEleCoq1 chromosome 6, aEleCoq1.hap1, whole genome shotgun sequence genome window below encodes:
- the DEDD gene encoding death effector domain-containing protein isoform X2 has translation MAHQKRSWEEAWTEEEWEREHGLYSLHRMFDIVGTHLTHRDVRVLSFLFVDVIDDYERGMIRSGRDFLLALERQGRCDETNFRQVLQLLRIITRHDLLPYVTLKRRKAVCPDLVDKYLEETSIHYVTPRPHSSAEPGSEQPHAAAPHHPMVCSSPSGPQICTKRPIRGRPPLSSQRKRRKSITPDPKEKQTCDIRLRVRAEYCQHETALQGNVFSNKQDPLERQFERFNQANTILKSRDLGSIICDIKFSELTYLDAFWRDYINGSLLEALKGVFITDSLKQAVGHEAIKLLVNVDEEDYEIGRQKLLRNLIVQSSL, from the exons ATGGCCCACCAGAAGCGGAGCTGGGAGGAGGCCTGGACGGAGGAGGAATGGGAGCGGGAGCACGGCCTCTACAGCCTGCACCGGATGTTTGACATCGTGGGCACGCACCTGACGCACCGCGACGTCCGCGTCCTCTCCTTCCTCTTCGTAGACGTTATTGATGACTACGAGCGCGGCATGATCCGCAGCGGCCGGGACTTCCTGCTCGCTCTGGAGAGGCAGGGCCGCTGCGACGAGACCAACTTCCGTCAGGTGCTGCAACTGCTGAGGATCATCACCCGGCACGACCTGCTTCCCTACGTAACGCTGAAGAGGAGGAAGGCCG TTTGCCCGGATCTCGTAGATAAATACCTCGAGGAGACCTCCATTCACTACGTCACGCCGCGGCCGCACAGCAGCGCAGAGCCGGGCTCCGAACAGCCGCACGCAGCCG CACCGCACCATCCCAtggtctgctcctccccctccggaCCCCAGATCTGCACAAAGAGGCCTATCCGGGGGAGACCACCCCTCAGCAgtcagaggaagaggaggaaatcCATCACACCAGACCCCAAGGAGAAACAGACATGTG ACATCCGGCTGCGGGTACGAGCCGAGTACTGCCAGCACGAGACGGCCCTGCAAGGAAACGTCTTCTCCAACAAGCAGGACCCTTTAGAGCGACAGTTCGAACGCTTCAACCAGGCCAACACCATCTTAAAATCCAGGGACCTTGGCTCCATCATCTGCGACATCAAATTCTCTGAGCTCACTTACCTGGACGCCTTCTGGCGCGACTACATCAACGGCTCGCTGCTGGAAGCGCTAAAAGGCGTCTTTATCACAGACTCGCTGAAGCAGGCGGTCGGCCACGAGGCCATCAAACTACTGGTCAACGTGGACGAGGAAGACTATGAAATCGGCCGCCAAAAACTGCTACGAAACCTAATAGTTCAAAGTTCTCTGTGA
- the DEDD gene encoding death effector domain-containing protein isoform X1, which translates to MAHQKRSWEEAWTEEEWEREHGLYSLHRMFDIVGTHLTHRDVRVLSFLFVDVIDDYERGMIRSGRDFLLALERQGRCDETNFRQVLQLLRIITRHDLLPYVTLKRRKAVCPDLVDKYLEETSIHYVTPRPHSSAEPGSEQPHAAAAPHHPMVCSSPSGPQICTKRPIRGRPPLSSQRKRRKSITPDPKEKQTCDIRLRVRAEYCQHETALQGNVFSNKQDPLERQFERFNQANTILKSRDLGSIICDIKFSELTYLDAFWRDYINGSLLEALKGVFITDSLKQAVGHEAIKLLVNVDEEDYEIGRQKLLRNLIVQSSL; encoded by the exons ATGGCCCACCAGAAGCGGAGCTGGGAGGAGGCCTGGACGGAGGAGGAATGGGAGCGGGAGCACGGCCTCTACAGCCTGCACCGGATGTTTGACATCGTGGGCACGCACCTGACGCACCGCGACGTCCGCGTCCTCTCCTTCCTCTTCGTAGACGTTATTGATGACTACGAGCGCGGCATGATCCGCAGCGGCCGGGACTTCCTGCTCGCTCTGGAGAGGCAGGGCCGCTGCGACGAGACCAACTTCCGTCAGGTGCTGCAACTGCTGAGGATCATCACCCGGCACGACCTGCTTCCCTACGTAACGCTGAAGAGGAGGAAGGCCG TTTGCCCGGATCTCGTAGATAAATACCTCGAGGAGACCTCCATTCACTACGTCACGCCGCGGCCGCACAGCAGCGCAGAGCCGGGCTCCGAACAGCCGCACGCAGCCG CAGCACCGCACCATCCCAtggtctgctcctccccctccggaCCCCAGATCTGCACAAAGAGGCCTATCCGGGGGAGACCACCCCTCAGCAgtcagaggaagaggaggaaatcCATCACACCAGACCCCAAGGAGAAACAGACATGTG ACATCCGGCTGCGGGTACGAGCCGAGTACTGCCAGCACGAGACGGCCCTGCAAGGAAACGTCTTCTCCAACAAGCAGGACCCTTTAGAGCGACAGTTCGAACGCTTCAACCAGGCCAACACCATCTTAAAATCCAGGGACCTTGGCTCCATCATCTGCGACATCAAATTCTCTGAGCTCACTTACCTGGACGCCTTCTGGCGCGACTACATCAACGGCTCGCTGCTGGAAGCGCTAAAAGGCGTCTTTATCACAGACTCGCTGAAGCAGGCGGTCGGCCACGAGGCCATCAAACTACTGGTCAACGTGGACGAGGAAGACTATGAAATCGGCCGCCAAAAACTGCTACGAAACCTAATAGTTCAAAGTTCTCTGTGA